CCATTGTTTACCCAAAATATAATGTTTAAAATATTAATATTATGCCAAGTAGCGACAATTATTTATCAACTCACCCCGTTTTTAAATACAAAAATAGGAATATTTCTGTTAGCTTGGTGAGAAAATATCGATACGATATTGAAGAAGTGGCTCCCATATTCTGGCGGATTACGTACAATCGAAAACTAAAAGTCTATTTCTCCGGCTTTGAGTTTTCTAGAAATGAGTGGGATGAATTTGTAAACAGAGACCTAAGAAAACATGCAGGAACTAAACAAACACTATTACGTTTTTTATCCCTTACATTAAAACCTGCGATAGATACTTTGGCCGAGACGAATGACTTTTCTTTTGCTGCGTTGGATAACCTTTTGACTGATCAACCGACCTCTACAGTCAATGAAGCGTTTCAAAAGAAAATTGTATCATTGGAAAATGAGTACAAGATTGGAAATGCATCGATTTATAGAACAACCCTTAATGCACTTATGAGGTTCAAACATTATAAACTTTATAAGAAAAGTGCTGACAAAACGGATTTTATTAATCGCTGTATTGAAAGCAAGTATGTAGCCATCGGTAAAAAGGCGTTGAGTATATCCGAAAAAATATCTTTTGAGGAGATCACTCCGGAATTCTTAATCGAATGTGAGAAATTTTGGCTCGATACCGGGGTCGCACATGCGACCATCGGTATATATATGAGAACATTGAGAGCCATCATCAATAATAATGAGGGTGAGGAACCTTATATAAACCAGAAGAAATATCCTTTCGGAGTAAAACGGGGTAAGTACGCCATACCGGAAGGTGGCAGAAGGAATATTGCTTTACCAGTTGATGACATTTGGAAAATCGAAAATTACCAAACAGATAATGATGCCATAGCAACAGCACGTGATATATTTGTTTTTATGTTCTACTGCAATGGATTGAACTTCGGAGACCTTTGCCGGTTAAGGTATGAGAATATTGATGCTCCCAGTGAAGAAATAATTTTCCAAAGAAAAAAGACTTTGCGAAAAGGAGAAAAACCTACTTATATTTATGCACCGATGCTCCCACCTATGGTTGAAATAATCAACCGGCAAGGGAACAAAAATCAGGACGGATATATTTTCCCATTTCTCAACGGAATTGCTCCAAGCGGCAAGAATGAAAGGAAAATCAAAGAGGCTATCAATTTCGCATTAGACCCTATCAATTCTTCGTTAAAAATAATTGCCAATAAACTTGAGTTAGACCCGGAAATATCAACTTCGTACACACGAAACAGCTATATAACGCATCTTACCAGCGAAATGTATGTCAATCCTATCGTGGTACGAAAAATGGTTGGGCATAGTACAAAGAAGGATGTGACGGCAGGATATGTCAACCTGACGCCGAAAAAGAGAAGAGAGATCAATTCAAAATTGTTGAACCCGAAAAAAAAATATGCGACGATCAATTCTGGCAAGTCGGTAGAAGTCGGATAAATGATCTGAGAAGAAATACAAATGGGTTACATTATTTAGGATATTTGCAGTATAACTGCATATTTTCTAATAAAAATAAACTCATTGCTGCAGGAACTTAGACTTAGGGGTTACGTCCCGGGTGGTGATTAAACCAAAGATAATAAACCTATATGTTTATATCATAGAAGATTATACGAGTAGCAACAAATTGGTTGTTTTTCATACCTTTGTCAATAATTTGAGGTGCAGGAGAGTTTATATAAGCTATGTTGTTTTTGAATGTGGATCGTAACAAGGGGAAAGGAGAATTTGAATATAATTTAATAGTTCATGGAATTAGCAATAATACAGAGTAAGATATATGAAATAAGGGGCGTAAAGGTCATGCTGGATTTTGATTTGGCGGAGATGTATGGCGTGGAAACGAGGGTTTTAAAACAGTCGGTAAGGCGCAATATAAAACGCTTTGAAGGTGATGATTTTATGTTTGAGGTTACAAGGGAAGAACTTTCAAGATCACAAATTGTGATCTTGAACAAAGGTCGTGGATACAACATAAAATATATGCCCTTTGCATTCACCGAATTAGGCGTGGCAATGTTAAGTAGTGTACTGAACTCAGATACAGCTATTGAAATAAACAAGGGTATCATGCGTGCTTTCGTCGCCATCCGGCATTTGATCCACAATCCGCAAGTCGATGAAGTAAAGGAACTGCAAAAAGAAGTAAGGAAATTCAAAGAATACATAGAGGAAGTGTTCACCGACTACAATGATATTAATGAAGATACAAGGATGCAATTAGAGCTTATCAATGAGTCATTGGCTGAACTCCAAGCGCAAAAGAAACTATCCGGAAAACCACGTAATCCGATAGGATATGTAAAAACAAAATAATTTAAAAAAATCGGCAGGAATGATCTGAATTTTGCATGGATGATAATCTACTCCGAAGGAGAGGATCCTCATCCATTTTTTATTTGAGTTTGCGAATTGCGAAACAAATCAGCAAGCTCAAGAGTATGCCGGCCATTAGGCCGGAGAAAAATAGCCTGAATTTTGTACTGCCAGTACTGGTGGTTTTTTCTTTCAATTCTTTATTTTCATTGACCAAGGTTTTAACCGTGAGCTGCAGGTTGGCATTTTCCGTGGTTAGGGTTTCATTTTGAGTGGATGTTTGCTGAATAAGGGTTTCATACTCCTTAATCGTTTTTTCCATCCAACTCTTGCTGATGGTAATGATCTCTGCAGATACAGGCGGCCGACCGGTTGAGGTGTCAACCGGGGCGGTTGTATCGTAATGTACTTCATGTTTCAATACTTCATTCCGGAGATTGATGTTTTCGTCCTTTGTCAGCTTTAAATCGGTTTCGAGAAGGGTGATCTGGAGTTTTTTCTTATAGAGTTCTTTTTCAAGATTCCATACTGCGGTACTGTCGATTTCTGTGATTATTTTTTCTGTGATCAGTTGATTGGGTTTGCATCCTAAAAGTAATTGCAGAATTGCAATTACTAAAGCGACTGCAGCTATTATATCTTTTGTTGCTTTACTCATAGTGGTACTTTTTTATGATGCTTTTTTTATTGCGTCCAGGAACTTGTAATGATATTCCGCTATTTTATTGGCTTGATCGAGTCCATTCACAATCCGTCGTGCACGTATGGGATCATCGGTGTACGGGTTGAAGTAGTTTTCGAGCGATACACCGGTGAAATCGCCTCGGTTGGAGATACCTTTTGTCATGCCTTCTATCATTATCCGTGCGGATATGCCGGGCTGAAGGGCGAGCTCCGGCTGTTCAAGTAGCGGCAGGTTGAGGATTCTCCCCATATTCAGGTAGTTTTCGTACCAGGTTAATTGCACATCGCCTCGTCCGTAGTAGATTTTGTCGGGCCATGTATAGGGTTTTCGGTTATATTTCAGTTTTTGACCATAAGGTTTGCCTCGGCCTTTTCCGATTTCCTCGACCGGTTGCATGGTTCTGGCGGTTTCATGGAAGGATGTCGCAAGCATATATGCTCTCCATCGGGTATCGGTTATATGGTGGTTGCCAAATTCTGTCAACTTAACAATGATGCCTTTTCGCTGGCTGTCATTCATACGTCGGTTGAACAGACTTGTATTTATCTCCTGAAGAAAGATTTGGATATTCATTGTTGTTGTTTTTGTTGGGTTTCACGTTTAAATGTGCCCAGAGGGGGTTGTCTTTTGTCGCAATCCTCAACCCCGCAATAATGGTAGTCCCCATCTTTTCGCCATTGAAGCTCCCTGTCGAATGCTTTTTCAAGTCCGGTGATCCTTCTATGATCTTCGGTTCTTTGAAGCTGTAGTAGTTTGATATCGCTCCTCAACTTCTCGTTGATATCGTCCTTATCCCGAAGTAGTTTTAGCAGTTCTTCCGAATTGGTTTTGTTATAATCATTCATCCGTTCCATGTGTGCCACTGTACGTTCCAATAAGCCCATCATTTCCACGGCTGCCGAAACATCTTCCTTTTTAGCTTCCGCTTCCGACTTTACGGCTTCACTCTTTTTGATCCGTTTGTTTTCTTTCCGGTTTATGATTGTCGAAACTAATCCACCCAACGCACCTCCACCTACCAATGAAGAGAATATGGCGAGCAATTCATAATTATTTTGAAGAAGTCCGATCATCTTTTCAATATTTTATAGGGGAGCCGGTTTGAGAAAAATATCACGATGCAATCAGGGCAATAACCGAAAACATTTTGTGGTTGTATGTGGCATGTTAAACATTATAGTAGGTGAACATGGAACCGTTCCTGCAGGGAGCGGTTCCATGAAGGACAGTAATAGCTTAAGCTATTGTCTGCTGACCGAGATAGGCGCTATTGGCCACCATCGTACCGTCTTCGGAAATAAACCCCAGGTATATTTCCACGGTATCACCCATCCAACTGTCGGGGATATTCATTGTTGCAGAACCGGCCGAGCGCTCACCGGCTTCGGTGCTGAAAACGGATTCGCCTTTGTCACTGTTGAAAACCAGCGGCATTGCCAGGTCTCCTGCAGAGGCGTTCCCTACTCCACTGTTGTCATTCCATGTGAAGTTCAGGCTCCCTTCGGAAGCTACTGCAGCGGCATTCTCTGCCGGCAGAAGACTTCCCCGGGAGACGAGGATTTTTGGAAAATCAAGCTCCAGATCGGGAACCTCGCCATCTACCGCGTTGTTTACATTGTAAGACATCGCTGCATTGAACGCTGTCTGCCTGTTGGCGTAGTTTTTGAACCCTATCCGCAGGAAAGGGGTGAGCGGTTTTAGAAACTCGATCATGATGGAGAATTTTGTCCGCTGCTTCACTTGCCCGGGTGTCCGGGGATTCCTCACACTGGAAGGAAGGCTTCGCATGTAATGGATGCCTTTCCACGTTCCTCCGACAACCGTTCCGACCTTGCCGGAGAAACCTCCTAAAATACCTTGTTTAATTGTTCCCATAAAACTGTATTCTTTAAAATGTTAAACATTGATTGCTTGGACTTGGTATTGACTTGGTATGGCCGTAACCTTATCCGAGGCTAAAATATTGAATAATATTTCAAGTTGTTTGGGGCTGGTATGGAGTGCCTTCGTATGCTTTATCTTGCGTTATAGGAAGAAACTTCAAAATAAATGCTATTGGTATTAAAAAAATTCGCTAAACTTGCATATCTATTTTATTTTCAGCCAATTTTTTTGGTTTGTCAGGAAAGTATTTTGAAAAGATACTTCCAATATTTCTCAAGCGATCTGATTTAAAATATCGGGCAAGTGGATTCGATTGAATTACATAGTACAGATATACATATATCTATTTAATTGTTAATTGCTTATCTCACTATATTAATATTGAAAAGAACAAAAATGAACAACGAAAAATGGAATGAAATATGCTTTTTATTATTCGATAGCATTAAATTTGACATTAGTGAAAACGATTTCGAAAAGAATGTAGTTCAGGCTTTAAGAGTTTTAGACTGGAAAGAGTATTCTGGTGATATTGAGATTCGCCCTTCTTTACCAATTGGAGCGGCTAACAAAATTACTCCTGATTTTGTAATCAAAGCTTCTGACAATAAGAAACTGTTTGTCATTGAAATAAAGCAACCAAGTATTCCGCTTACTTCCAAATTCCAACAACAGTTGTTTTCTTATATGCGTCAACTAAGGCTTGAATACGGAATCTTAATCGGACAAGAAATTCAAATATTTTATGATGGCGACTTATCAAATCAAGAAGATCCAATACTATTAGAGACAATTAATTTTACAAAAGATAATGAGAAAGGGTTGAGATTTGTTGAATTATTTGGCAAAGAAAGCTTCAACCGGGAATCATTAAAATCTTATACAATAAGTGCTTTAAAAAAAATAAACCGAAGGGAAGAACATAAAATCTTGACAAAAAAAATACTCTCAGAAAGCTATCAGGATAAAATCCGGGAGTTGATAAAACAAGATTTTTTAAACGAATATGATGGGGAGCTAATAGATACTGTACTGAAAGAGTTAAGAATTGAGATAAAACAGAAAAACATAGAGCAAAATCCAACAGAATTACCTAAAAATCAATTAAAACAGGAGGTAAATATTGACTATTCTGCGGGTGTTTTGCCGATCGAGTTAAATCCATCGTCTGAGTCGGAGTTTAAGCAGAGGCTTTTATCAACAAAAACAGCGTATATAACAACGTTCTACAATAATGGGACAACAAAACAAAAAGTTTGGAATGCCCTAAGATTTAGCGAAAGTTCAGGTGTATTAGGAAATTTAAGGTCAAGACCTGAATTTAGGAATGGAGAATGGCAGAAACTTGGTATTGAAAGAGTCTACGTTTCGATTGATAAATAATTAAGAGGTTAAACCGGTAGCTAAAGATTAGGCTTGTCCATTACTCTTCCTATTAATAGACGTCTGATCAATCATATAACCATGTGTCAGGAAAAACGAAGGGAAATGAACGGAATGGATTAAATACAAACTTAGCGTATAGCAAAGGGTGGCTTTGTAATCGGCAAGGTTTTTCGGTGGAATACTATTTCCGCCCCGGCGGAATTGGAGATTCCATCGAAAACCCGAAGGGCTCGACCTTGCAAGATTACACAAAAGCCACCGTACCTTTGCGGTGTGCGTATTTATGAGAGATTGGGCGGGGATAAGTATCTCTGTCTTAAATTGAGGTATAAATATATTTTAATATCCCGGATTCTGCGTTATATTTGGATTCATCATTAATTCAGTTAGCGGAATAGGATATAACTGATGATAACTTTGAATATCTAAAAGTTCAACTGCAATTCCTAATCGTTTGAGGAGACTAAAGTAACCGTAATCCGAACCAATGAATTTTTTCCATAGATCTGCTATTTCATGTTCAGGTTTTAACGGAAAGTCTTGTAATGGAGCCATATTATCAGCAGCCCTGACCTTATTCAATAAGCTTAACGATTCTGATGTTTTGTTTAAAGCTACCAGAGCCTCCGCATAGCTGAGAAATACATCTGTATTTCTGTATATTGGATGCAAATTGCCTTTTTTCAAGTGTTGACTAAACACCTGAAAAGGCTGATAATCTTCGCTTTCAGAAAACAACAGGGTAAATAATGCTTCGTTATTATTTATGTCAGAGTAGACAGTATTATCCAAAGATATTTTATTCCCTTTATTGATTATTTTTTCGAAATATGTTGCTGCGGTACTATAATCTTTACGTTCCAATTGGATGGCTGCAATCAATGCGATTGCCAGATCTTGTGAAACAAACATCTGATTATGTTCCGTATCTTCTTCTAAATAAGGCATCGATTCGTCCAGATCGATTAATAAAGAATTGAATATTTGAACTTTGTCAGTTCTGGGTACAAATATCTCTTCCATTGTCAATGGCTTTGTAATGAAAGGTACATCACCCCAATGCTGAACCATGTCCAAATAGAGCAAAGCACGCAATACCCGTGAGGTAAAATGGTATGGTTTTGCGTATTGGTTTGCATCATCCTGGGAATGTTCAATGATTTGATTTAACCTATGAATAGCTTGATATGCTTGGGCCCAGGCGTCTTTTAAAATAGTATTGTCAGAAGAAATATCTATACTATAATCGATTAAATTACATCGAACTGCATCCAGCACAAGCATTCTCTCAAAATAGCCACGAACCTTATCGTAGGATCCGGTTAAGGCTTGTTTAAATACTTCCTCATTTTTAAAAATCTCATCCTCCGTTATCGACTCATTCGGGTTACGGTCTAGATTTGCGTCTTTATCATCCAATATACCATCTCCATTACCATCGATAAATTTGCGAATATTCTGAACCTCTATTGTTTTACCTTGTTCAGAAAAATAGGATTTCAGATTATCCATCACTTTAATTGAGTTCACATTTTGCTGACCCAGATGAATTTTCCCCATCAAGTCACTATCCGAAATTGTACCGTCATCCGCAAAGTCATTACTCAGTTTAGCAATGAATTCTGAAAACTCAGCTTCCCTTTTGTCATGCAATAGAATTGCCGATATCGCAAGCAGTACCGCTGCATCATCATTTCCGTCTGTTAACCCGATGTCATCGGAATTTTTGACTTCATTGGCGATATAAAAAACGTTTAGAAGTTCTTTATGCGCCTGTTTTTGCGCAACAGGAAAACTTAACCCCTCAGAGATCAAGTTTTTAATTCTTTTATAGACCAAATGCGTGAGGATATTCACATTGACCTTGTCTTTACCGGAAACATCTGCGAGAACGTTAAGCGTGATTTGTGAGGAAGATCTTATACCTGTAACTTCGTTAAAAAAATATCCGGATATCTCCAATTCGACAAACTGACTCAGTAGTTCCATTTTACTGTCAAAAACAAAATCACCATTATCATTCGTTGTTTCTGTCTTAAATATATTCTTTCCTGTTTGTTTTAACTCTTTATCCAATTCGTACAGTGTAATCTTTGAGCCTGTAAGGAAAGGACCCTTTTCGATTTTACCAGTTATCGTGGTTTTGACAATACGATTATCCTCATCTCCGGAAGGAACGTCTTCATCCGATTTGGAACATGCCATCAGGATAATGGCTGACAGAAATATTGAGATTGCCTTATTCATTTTAATGTTGTTTTAATTTCAGTGTTACTTCTTTGGATGCAAGCCTATGAATGTTTTTTTATTCAATTGTTATAGGAATATGGTTTTCAGTACAATAATTTTCAACCTCTGTGTCATTGGCAAAGTAGGTGTCGCAAAATTCATCAAGTTCCTTTTCTGCCCCCATAAGATATTTTTCACTTGCGGTCATCAGTTTTTCAACCTGCACGATGAAATTTTCAAATTCGTTGTTCATCTTACAGAGTTTATCAATCGTTTTAAAATCCAGATCCCTATAACTTGCCGGAAAAAGGATTTTACTTTGATAGGGATTGGCATTAAGCTCAATTATACCTATTCCGAAAGACTGATTCAGCCTTTCCATTTCTTCATACAGGTTATCACTAAATTCAAAAGCGACGAGATAACCATAATTTGCCCAGCTTGAATTTGATACTGCCTGGAAATACGCTTTTTTCAGTTCGCTATCGCTGTTAATTTCTTTTTTGAGTTCATATGAACTCAATTTGAAAGTGTCAACCCGATTGATTGATTTTAAGAAGTTTTGACTGGCTTTTGTCTGTAAATTCAAGAATTTAATACCAACCATATCTGGATGAGTCCAAATCTGGTTGCTGTCTTTCCCATTAGAATGTTCATGAAAAATGGTTTTTGAATAGGTATCGATATTCTTAAGGAAACTACTCAAAAGCTTATGTAAAGTTCTCTCTTCATAGGTTTTGGTCTTCCTTGCCTTAGTTTTGCCGGTTACTAAAGGTTCTGTTTCTCCGCTCAATATCTCCAGACCAATGTTTTGCTCATTTTTTGTCAGGTAATATGAATATGTACTTCCTTGCTTAATTCTTTTTACTCTGGTATCTCCATTTCTAATAAAATCCCCCAATATTGCGGATACTGTGGATCCGGGAGTTTTCGCTTCACCAAAATCATAATAATTATTGCTAATGATATGCTCGAAAACAGCCCAATAATTTGTTACACCATTGATATCTTCCAGACTCTTTAAAACAGCTTCTTTAATTGTCATGCTTCTCTACTTGATTTAATAATAATCTGATAATATGAACTGATATGTTTCTAAAGCATAATAATGTCAATTGCAAGTTTAACTATTTTTTTTCACACTACCGAATTTATTGATTTTTATTTTCTTTATTCCATTTTATCTATGATTAAAAGCAAGTTATACAGACCTAAGGTGGGACGAAATAAAAAACATAACGGAACTCTAACAAATGTCTAACGGAATTTTAGATTCTCGTTATACATTGATTAGTTTTTTGAAGGAGAGTACACTTTTGCCTCTTGTTAGTATTATCGGATAATATTGTAACCTTCCCTATTGCTTCATTTGAAGATTGTTTTTTAAGTGAGACAATTGAACGATGCAAGTGAAAAATCTTAGAATAATTATA
This portion of the Petrimonas sulfuriphila genome encodes:
- a CDS encoding RagB/SusD family nutrient uptake outer membrane protein, which gives rise to MNKAISIFLSAIILMACSKSDEDVPSGDEDNRIVKTTITGKIEKGPFLTGSKITLYELDKELKQTGKNIFKTETTNDNGDFVFDSKMELLSQFVELEISGYFFNEVTGIRSSSQITLNVLADVSGKDKVNVNILTHLVYKRIKNLISEGLSFPVAQKQAHKELLNVFYIANEVKNSDDIGLTDGNDDAAVLLAISAILLHDKREAEFSEFIAKLSNDFADDGTISDSDLMGKIHLGQQNVNSIKVMDNLKSYFSEQGKTIEVQNIRKFIDGNGDGILDDKDANLDRNPNESITEDEIFKNEEVFKQALTGSYDKVRGYFERMLVLDAVRCNLIDYSIDISSDNTILKDAWAQAYQAIHRLNQIIEHSQDDANQYAKPYHFTSRVLRALLYLDMVQHWGDVPFITKPLTMEEIFVPRTDKVQIFNSLLIDLDESMPYLEEDTEHNQMFVSQDLAIALIAAIQLERKDYSTAATYFEKIINKGNKISLDNTVYSDINNNEALFTLLFSESEDYQPFQVFSQHLKKGNLHPIYRNTDVFLSYAEALVALNKTSESLSLLNKVRAADNMAPLQDFPLKPEHEIADLWKKFIGSDYGYFSLLKRLGIAVELLDIQSYHQLYPIPLTELMMNPNITQNPGY
- a CDS encoding type I restriction enzyme HsdR N-terminal domain-containing protein — its product is MNNEKWNEICFLLFDSIKFDISENDFEKNVVQALRVLDWKEYSGDIEIRPSLPIGAANKITPDFVIKASDNKKLFVIEIKQPSIPLTSKFQQQLFSYMRQLRLEYGILIGQEIQIFYDGDLSNQEDPILLETINFTKDNEKGLRFVELFGKESFNRESLKSYTISALKKINRREEHKILTKKILSESYQDKIRELIKQDFLNEYDGELIDTVLKELRIEIKQKNIEQNPTELPKNQLKQEVNIDYSAGVLPIELNPSSESEFKQRLLSTKTAYITTFYNNGTTKQKVWNALRFSESSGVLGNLRSRPEFRNGEWQKLGIERVYVSIDK
- a CDS encoding phage integrase SAM-like domain-containing protein; translation: MPSSDNYLSTHPVFKYKNRNISVSLVRKYRYDIEEVAPIFWRITYNRKLKVYFSGFEFSRNEWDEFVNRDLRKHAGTKQTLLRFLSLTLKPAIDTLAETNDFSFAALDNLLTDQPTSTVNEAFQKKIVSLENEYKIGNASIYRTTLNALMRFKHYKLYKKSADKTDFINRCIESKYVAIGKKALSISEKISFEEITPEFLIECEKFWLDTGVAHATIGIYMRTLRAIINNNEGEEPYINQKKYPFGVKRGKYAIPEGGRRNIALPVDDIWKIENYQTDNDAIATARDIFVFMFYCNGLNFGDLCRLRYENIDAPSEEIIFQRKKTLRKGEKPTYIYAPMLPPMVEIINRQGNKNQDGYIFPFLNGIAPSGKNERKIKEAINFALDPINSSLKIIANKLELDPEISTSYTRNSYITHLTSEMYVNPIVVRKMVGHSTKKDVTAGYVNLTPKKRREINSKLLNPKKKYATINSGKSVEVG
- a CDS encoding ORF6N domain-containing protein: MELAIIQSKIYEIRGVKVMLDFDLAEMYGVETRVLKQSVRRNIKRFEGDDFMFEVTREELSRSQIVILNKGRGYNIKYMPFAFTELGVAMLSSVLNSDTAIEINKGIMRAFVAIRHLIHNPQVDEVKELQKEVRKFKEYIEEVFTDYNDINEDTRMQLELINESLAELQAQKKLSGKPRNPIGYVKTK